The Arachis ipaensis cultivar K30076 chromosome B10, Araip1.1, whole genome shotgun sequence DNA window tccatcctccaagctattcctgccctgtaatctctgaaaatacttaatacacatatcaaggcatcgaatggtaataggagaggattaataattagcaatttaaatgccaaagaaacatgttttcaatcatagcacaaaatcaggaaggaaaacgtaaaacatgcgatttctatgaataagcgtgagaataatggatgaaaaaccactcaatttagcacaatataaaccataaaatactggtttatcaacctccccacacttaaacattagcatgtcctcatgctaagctcaagagaagctataaaagtgaagagaaatggtagaatgtatgaaatacaacctatctatgtgaatgcaaccaCATGCAAAAAtgtttttacctacttggttaaaagtaaataagttctccaagacaaacataaatcaaatttcactaattcaaattatacaataaaagataagtaaacttgtaagaagatagctcatgaaagcagggaacatagaatcaagcattgaacccttactggtagtgtatatgcactctaatctctcaagtgtatagggtaattcactctactcttctctagtcatgctttctaaactttgttcttcatctaaccaatcaacaaatatttaatgtaccaatgcaaacatcatgagatctttttagggttgtaatggggctgaggtaagggtaaggatgtatatatatatggctaagtgagctataaattgaattcttgactaacctaagctctcacctatataCACACTCTATATATTTTTAAgttcatgcttagctacccaaaaattcccacttttgtataattcccatactcatgtaccaaattttctttaattttttattttttttattttttatcacatgtgcattgatcttttattaaacttaatatttgggtaattttgtccccttatttattcattgaatatttttgtttgttttttttttaaacataaacacaacctatatcaatgcacatggtattttaatttaatttggtttcacatgaggatgctcccaaatttctgattattcttattaatttatcATTTCCTATCAACCTATGTTCCCATGTTTTCCCACATTTAGTTgatacataatctctatcttaaactaaccaaagattcaatttgggatttttacttttgtttttctccttaaggctagtgatgtggttatagaacagaaggggattaaaaggctcaagggggctaacaagggtgatgtaaaaagtaggcttatttgggataagtgagctaataataaataatggcctcaatcatatgcaagcatgtaaatagactaaataatggacatataaaatagaacaaagcaaagattgcaattatagagaagaaaacacacaagaataaaatatttatggttaaataatgtaaccatataaataagctcaaaatctcacaggttgtgtgttctagctttttaaactatgttccaaatacaacttcaaacaagtttaacacaaaagttttaatttaaattagtgaaatttttataaaataaggtcttgaaaggaaactcattactttaaccgagcaatggtaaaatatgcacaaaatcaaacaaacatgcaaaagcaacaaagaaaatttaaacattggtgttgagataggaaggtactaacccacagagatcggtatcgacctccccacacttaaagattgcactgtcctcggtgcatgctgagatgtgcaggtggacgggctgttccaactggcgcttttctccgaagattttgcagatggacttgtctgtctccccatgtaaacgtcttccgcttcccttccgggtggccatcctgaaagaaaaagggaagaaaggtaacccagtgataaagataagaaaatgaagtatggttgggttaatgccaaatgataagggtctcatttacatggaagctttaaCATGtatgtgagaaaataatagaagcacatggcatactagtggtgcaagatttgaaacataggggaggagtgtgggtaatggaagtatcaatacaagctcatgtcaatgcaaatggagtgcaagtatcataaaacattggcattggcagataattaacaTCGTCCCACAGTGTAAAATAAGTTACTAAGCACCAAagtaaattcaagaaaagatgcaatagttgaataagaaaatttttaacaccaatggaaaaaaataataaatttagaaaagaaaataaaaatatgcaaaaaattaaaatgcaatgaatgaaaatatggaaataaattaaataaaatagaaggaaagtgaaaaaggatgagaagttaaaaagatgaagaagaagaaagtaagaaaaggaagaagaaaaaagaaaagatagaagaaattaggattagaaaagaaaagataagataattggcactgatctggataagttgtgcggcgcaggtgacgcggacgcgtgagtgacgcggtcgcatggtgcgcgataaggtcagatgacgcggacgcatgggtcacgcgattgcatggtctgatttgtgcgattagcgcgagtgcagcctcgcgttcgcgcaactctctgttcgaaactctatttgccaaatttttgggtgacgcggtcgcgtgggtgacgcgatcgcgtgaatggcctttcttttaaatatgacgcggacgcgtggggcacgcgttcgcgtggtagggctggtgcttctagcatcattccagcccagctccatcataactctctgccatacacctctttacgtcgattttacagggccacgcgttcgcgtgggtgacgcgaacgcgtgggaggcatttttcccacatgacgcggacgcgtcggtgacgcggtcgcgtggatcgatttgtgccaaaggcacgcctccagccacgctctcacgtaactctctgttcacttttcttttcttcctaacgcacttgtgacacggacgcgtcggcgacgctgtcgcgtcgcgtgatttttttttatgcaggatgcaaaatACAATGATAGTGTGGATGCTATGAGTAattccaagttcaatgaaaataatgtaaaataaaaacaaataacacgaaataaaattgaaaaagaaacgatcataccatggtgggttgtctcccactaccacttttagttaaagtccttaagttggacatttggtgagtcctttgttagggtggcttgtgcttgaactcatccatgaatctccaccaatgtttgcaaatCCAATGGCCTCcgagatcccaaactaggcgcagaaagccttcaagcaagttaaagcaagtgacaaggccccaagagtgctgattgCCAGAaagaattctggggtcccaaaccttgcttttgcacccgtcttcttgttgatcattagtgttccaaccgggtagcaggcaatctgaattctcactaaagcggccaaataacttcctagacccattcagttgagcttcaCACCAatctttgcatttaaactttgagctttccaccatattgaatcttgcatgacgacttctaccactaaccatcttcctcttactcttaatgccacaaagagctctaagttgaccatccgtctccagtagcccatattcaagtgggaaggtaaaggtcaaggataagaattttacccacttgaacgttgtgttggatggtaatggccttgggagaggtgtttctaatgaacttgcaagttccactcccttgtgctcttctctaacaacttccacctccttgtaagcttcttcaatttcaaccttttcctcttggtagctttcttccaattaaatctcctcttcactgcttaccaagggcataggaggttgtgcttcttcttcttgaatctccatctcttgatcaacctcttcaaagtctttagccatgatatgccttggaggttgtacacccttctcaacatcaatttcGAACGTCCTTGAAGGAGGCTTTATAACTTGACTTTCCTAtagaggttctgcatctcctaaatcttcaaccacttcttcctctgcaactattatggtttcctccacttgttccaatacaaagccatgttcctcattatctaccgaagtttctagtgtctccttcatgctgtgctcttcttttgattctccacatgcagccatgggagtactttgagtgcttagatgtcgggaagctattatatttactacctcggttaaggcagtagtgagttccagtacactCTTTtgcatctttgcttgcccttgaagaagaacacgaaggttgtcattcattggagattggggtggatatgaaggttcattggttgggagagagggctcctaatacggaggtggttcttcttgataaggatatgaagatggtgtatattgaggtggtggttcatgagagtagttgtgttggaatgggggtggttctgtgtatggttcatttggctcataaggtggttggtatggtagatacgggttagggtcatatggaggtgaatggtggaaaggggcttgtgagtatggcggtccaaagctattttgaagaggtggttcattggcatatgatggagcttgctggtaactacaagggggtccaccatatctattgtcttggcatgcattgtaggatggtcgttgtccatggtatcttggaaggtgatgttgtcgaaagggttgatcagatcctcgtggctccttccatttctgattgttttgaccttgatgcatgttcctgttataattttcattccttgcaacaacattgggaccaaactcaaagcgatgggggtgagaactcataatagcaaataaaatttaaaacgaaaataaaaacaaatttaaattaaaaaggttattgaaatttaaattttgaaaattaaattttgaattttgaaatttgaaatttgaaaaagtcaacaatataagataaaaatttgaaaaaaatttaaattttgaaaaggtttgaagagCAATAAcatcttaatttatgaaaaagcaaaaataaaaacaaaaataaaaacaaataaacaagcaaaaagtaaaatttacaataaccaataataaggcacacgtttgcaattccccggcaacggcgccattttgaagaacggatggttgacggtttagaattcagaataaattcccgttgcaagtatagtttctaaaccaagcaatcatcctttcttacaaacgttttggttgtcacaagtaacaaaccccttaaaaattgataaccgaagtattcaaacctcgggtcgtcttctcaaggaactgcagggaggtatgttcttattattgattatgagttttgtaaattgggagttttgaaagtaaggaacaagtaatttaaatgacaagtaaaataaataaataactataaaataaactcttggcaaggtatgaaaattcggaagtcctatcctagttattcttatgagaattgaagttaatcccacttagttaacctttacgaaagcaaggaaaagtcaagtggactaattagttagatttctCAAGTCCttgccaactcctaaggaaagactagagttattggaattcaattcaattagcagacataacaatcaatcacgataagtttgataactcaagagcctccagttaatcaattaaaaccaagaatataaaaaagctaaatgtaaatcataaatctgaaacatctcaaattatattaaatagaaaatcaatccaaacataaagagttcataagctaaattgataaaataaataaaaaggacattgaacctggaacttggaagaaattgtaagttgaaataataaagttgaaataataagaaatcctaattcctttaagaggaatcctaatcctaaatcctaagagagaggagagaacctctctctctaaaaactacatccaatcctaaaattatgaattatgaaaacGTGATCATGAATAAAtggattcccctactttatagcttctaatttgtgttttctgggccgcaaactgggtcgaaaatagcccagaaatcgctggagaagaaatctgccacgctgatctTCGTCACTGCAACGTGTCCGTGTgaagcacgcgttcgcatcgcctagcgtcagagaaactatgacatattatatatcaaatcgaagcctgagatgttagctttccaatacaactgaaaccgcgtcgtttggacctctgtagcttaagttatgaccTTTTTAGTGTGAGAGgttcaggctgacagctttgcagttccttcaacttcttgtattccttccacttttgcatgcttcctttccatcctccaagcgattcctgccctgtaatctctgaaaaatacttaacacacatatcaaggcatcaaatggtaataggagaggattaataattagcaatttaaaggccaaagaaacatgttttcaatcatagcacaaaatcaagaaggaagacgtaaaacatgcgatttctatgaataagcgtgagaataatggatgaaaaaccactcaatttagcacaatataaaccataaaatagtggtttatcagtgcgcacagggctgtgtgtacgcacaggttgtaaaGTTCCAttgatgtgtgcgtgcgcacaaggctgtgcatacGCATATACCAGAAATcagaaaattcaatttttttcataaTTAGTCAAACCAAAATAAGTTAATTCTCATAAAAAGTTTTAGTAGAACCTCCCTTAAAGGCCTTTTCATCAGTCAAGGGTTCCATCCAAACTCATATCTCTCCAcccttctcaaccatttccaataCCAATCAATTTTCAATATCCAACCATTTCATTAAACCATTATCACAACAATACCAACTCagagaaaataacataatcacCAACTCAAGAAAATCAATATAATCTAGAATTTCAGCAACCAAATCAAGTCAATCACAGTTCATAACCACAATTAAATCAAATTTATCCATTATTTGAACATTTAATCATATCACATTCATCCAAACAGACCAGATTAGTGCGTAAGACTCGcacaatcacaaaaaaaaaatatttttcacatcAATATCAATTTATAATAATTCCCTGATATAAAATATGTTTTAAGAAAAGCCCTCTACCTTAATTTAGTTGAAAATCAGTAATTATTAAACATAGCAAACCCTTTTTGATTCTTATCTCACAACAGTGGCATCAAATTCAACCATTTCCGCAGTAGCAAGAGCCACAAATGCAGCATGCAATAATGGTACCCAACCCTGAGACATTAACATCGGTAAATCCTTAACAATCGTATAACAGAATAACAACTATAAGGGTTTCAGGGAAAAAACAACTAACTAAAATTAAGGAGGAATGATGGAACAGAGCAACAGTAGCTCTGACAGTGGTTCTGGCAATGTCATCACTGCTTCCTGGTGGCCAGAGGCACGGCAGGACAATTTGAACAGAACCAGAAGGAGTAGGGGAAACCCCAAGTAGTTCCGACGAGCCCCAGCAGCAGCGACTTCCTCTGGGGACGACCCAGACAGCAGGGATAAATACAGAAGCTTTGGCGGTGGCGACGAAGCACGATGGTGACAAGCTGCTCTGTGCATTGCGTCTCTTCCTCTCTCCTCTGTCCAACAGCAGCAGCGACAACGAGCGTTCCTTTTGCAATGACGCCTTCGACGGTGACGACATCGGAGAGGAGGGTGGTGATATCCAACGATGACGTGCAGTGTGGCGGCGACTTCCTCTCTTCTAGCTCATGTTTTGTCccctcattctctctctctctctcctcgacGATGATGGCGACGGTGACGATGACACCCAACCCTGCCGCCGCTATCTCCTTTCTATCCTCCCTATCTgctattcttctttcttctatcgtatgtgtgtgtatgtgttacAGGAATGAAAGTGGTAAGGGGATGGCGGCTAAGTTAGGGTTAGAGAGAGGGTGTATGTGTGAGTGTTgagttttagggttagggtttttagaATTAGGTAAAAAGAGTAGTATTTGAAGTATAGTTCAATATAATTACTTTTGAgaatactatttattttttagctcaaaaattattttcaaataaatactctaattcaaaAATTATAGATAACCAAATTAGTTAttctttattcataaaataaaatttaaaatctcaatattcaaattaaactatataaaattctcattatttttttattactaaagCTTTAAATTCTAAATGAGAAAATACCTAAATATCTATGAAAATTATATGAGTTCTAGTTATTTTTAAACTCAAAGTCTCATAActttgatttaatttcttttggtaAATAAttttcagaaattaaaattataattaagtaTACCAATTCACAAATAACTCAGTATTTAATTTCTAAATATCTGAGGTCTTACAATAGGTATTTTTAAAGTAGGGCAATTCTTTCACCCACATTTGAGAGTGTCCAGAAGGTAAACGATTTCGTATTGACAATCTTCTCAAGTATGGAAAAGGAGTATCTACGTTTTGACACAACATGTCAAACTGATGAGAATGAAGATATACAACAACATTGGTTCACAATAGAATTCCTAAATAACATCAATTGTTTAGGATTACCTAATCACAAGTTGACTTTAAAGGCAAGAGTCGCTGTAATGCTATTGCAAAACATAGACCGGACTTCAGGTTTATGGAATGGGACAAAGTTAATAGTTAACAAGCTTGGCAATAACATAATTGGAGCGATGGTAATGACTGGTAGAAATATTGGTGACAAAGTATACATTCCAAGAATGAAGTTGATCCCTTCAGATTCAGGATTGTCATTTAAGTTCCAACGGAAATCATTTTTATTAATAGTGTGCTTTGCAATGACCATCAATAAGAGTCATGGTCAATCATTATCACATGTAGGGATTTACTTGCAAAAAACAGTGTTTACTCATGCGCAACTTTACGTTGCTTTGTCAATAGTTAAGAGTCGTAGTAGCTTAAAGGTTCTAATTCTAAACGAAGACGGCAATCCAAAGTCATCAATAACAAATGTCATGTTCAAGGAAGTTTTAATAATATTTACGtaagaaaaatagtatttttattttaacatgttatgatttatatttttgtatgattattgattatagatataactaatttatctataactCTTATTTCTAACTTGGAATGAAATGTATAACAGGGAGCACAACATCAAATGGCAATTGCTTTTCTAATGAGGTTAGTAAAATACTAGGTTTCCATAAACATTCATTAGCCTTTTGATATAAAGTTTAGTGCAAAATTGATATTCTAATAAAATAGTTATATATGCTCTTATTTTCTTAGGATTCTTTCATTAGGGTTGGCAAACAGGCCGAAACCTATAATGACCTAACTTCCAGCacatcatgatcgtaccaaaagtgagACGTTACTAACCTAATttctttattatctatttaatattgagcctttatgcaCTTAATCTATCGACAATATTTCTAAAAAGTTAAAACTTTTCCATCTTACAAGAAAAAACAACACatattcacatacttaatattaataatacattaTAATATTACTtacaaaaataataccaaaacCTACGCCTCTAAATAAAACTTCAACTAACAAGGCGAGAGAAAAAACAAATTCTAACAATAACTCAATTCGCAAACAAATTCTTCTATGCCTCTACAGCTTCAGAATAAACCTTCGTACTTGTAACTGAAAGGGTAGAAAGAGAGGGTAAGAACTGGGAAGTCCTTAGTAGGGTCagggttagaagttaagttcattTTACTATTATTACCCAATAGCAACAAGTAACAGAAAATATTCAACTTAATAAATAAAGAACATAGAAGTCAAACACACAGCACACACACAATCACAGAGACACAACTCACAGAGAaatatgcacaaccaagtatgatgcatgtctatttctAGTGCAGGTAATGAACTCATCTGTCAATTTCTACCCACTCCCAACGAAATCTAACACTTTGGTCAGATATGGCTTTTCCAAAGCTTACTCCCAGACTAAGCACAGTATGGCATAACCTCTGTAAAAAAACCCTTGTCTTATAGGCGCAGCACTTTTAATGCTCATATATGCCTGTCATAAACCCTTGTAAGTGAACTTTGACTCATAGGCGCAGCTCCCGGGTACTCATGTATGTCTGGAAAAGCAATGTAACCTACGAGCGTCCCCGCGTTACGTTtagcactaaggcccaaacaaggtTGCATCTGCTCTCATGTGGTAGATagtcttttaaaatctttttatcttttcattCTACTCTCCTGTGGAAGATATCTGCTCTCTTGTGGCAGATATTTCTTTAGTTAatacattcttttcttttctatgctCTGCTCTCATGTGGTAGAGATTCGTTATATTCTTTTAGTCTTCGCTctttgctctcctgtggcagagatcgCTTAATCATttgcttttctttcttcattcttttactttctttcttttaataTCTCAAATTACAGATTACTCTGAAACATTTACTTTTTACTCAAAATACCcccaaaacttatataattactatttttaaaaaataatatttatattggTGACaaatactcttttcaaaaccaaaatcTTCTCTTGTGATCTTTCAAAATATCTACTTGATTTTTAATCCATTTTTGAGTTTTATGGTTACCGATTTTTCATAGCTTCTAATTTAATCTTTCAACCACCAAACCACAGCAAATTTAACAGCCCAAAAACATCCAGAACAGATACATTTTGGCAGCCTCATCAAAACGGAACATAAAACACTAAATCAACAATATTTCATcgaaattcaaacacaaaatcattcaatttcaagCCACAATCATCCAATCAACAATCacacatcaagaacatatttaaTTATAACTgaattaccaaaccctacctttgTGTGACAGCCACCAAACCGAAACACCAAGGAAACTTTCTAAATGAGGAATCAAAGAAGAAAACATCAAAATCAGCTACTCGACCTCCTGGGCTCCCACTTGGCCAAACCATGCATGGAAGATCAGCGGTGCCACCGTTGATTTCTCCCGAATAGAAGTAACGTCAACATGAAGAGGAGAAAGAtatgaaagatgctcacgcatcacaacaccaaacttgaattgttgcttgtcctcaagtaaccaaaactaatataggcttaggatgtgaatttgcatgaaaaGTGAGTGTttaattaagctcatgtctcttcttaaagtggggtttatacatcgcaatcctgaatagttttggcatctcactatcctttgaatcagaggaatgtcactgtcatttaGAATTGGAATctagataatattatgaattatcTGGCCTTTATACTttggtttaatccttgaacatagcaaattttctttaattttattttctttagtgctttgcactttgagcctagccatgactttaaatgctttgtctcaagtttcacttgacacaaaaataccacgagcacttaactggggaactctctttaggttctgatttttctttcagttactcccagacggtggtgctcaaagcctttggcatactctgttaaatgcacttgatctcgactcttagtgctctatctcaaggattacttgacacatgtACACcataagcatatgactagggaagcaactctttgagtttttaatcatctctgacctccctag harbors:
- the LOC107620830 gene encoding uncharacterized protein LOC107620830, with protein sequence MEKEYLRFDTTCQTDENEDIQQHWFTIEFLNNINCLGLPNHKLTLKARVAVMLLQNIDRTSGLWNGTKLIVNKLGNNIIGAMVMTGRNIGDKVYIPRMKLIPSDSGLSFKFQRKSFLLIVCFAMTINKSHGQSLSHVGIYLQKTVFTHAQLYVALSIVKSRSSLKVLILNEDGNPKSSITNVMFKEVLIIFT